CCGTTGGCGACTCTCCTGTTGTTCCCTGCACAACCAGATAGTCACTTCCTCCTTCACTCACCAGGTCAATCAGTTTTTTCAAACCCGGATAATCTATTTCATTCTGTTGATCAAAAGGAGTGATCAAAGCTGCACCTACCCCTTTGAAACGTTGGTCCAATGGCATTATTAAATCTATATAATTGGTTGACTTTTGAAAACGCAAAGTTAGCTTTCTAAGTCATTTTTACTTACTTATTCTCAATCATTGCCAAAAATTCTTCTTCCGACAAAATGGTCACCCCAAGTTTTCTGGCCTTTTCTAACTTCGACGGACCCATATTCGCGCCTGCCAGCAGGTAGTTCAGCTTGCCCGAAACGCCGCTCAATATCCTTCCTCCGTTTGCTTCGATCTTGTCTTTCAGATCATCCCGCTCAAAATTTTCGAATACGCCGGAGATTACAAACGTCTTTCCTTCCAGTACATCACTTTCTTTTTCAACAGGTTTTTCGTCACTTTCCATTTGGAGTCCGGCGGCTTGTAACCGCGCCACCAGCTGCTGGTTTTCGGGTACGCTGAAATAGGATTCAATGCTCATTGCGATACGCCCGCCAATTTCAGGCACGGCAGTGAGCTTGTCGTAACTTGCGCTGCGCAAAGCTTCGATGGATTTGAAATAGGAAGCAAGTTTTTCGGCCACAGTCGCGCCGACAAACCGTATCCCCAATGCAAAAAGCACATTTTTGAAAGGTACGGTTTTAGAAAGATCAATGCCTTTGAGAATGTTCTCGACCGTCTTTTCCCGGAAACTGATCTTTTTTACTTTGCCGGTTTCTTCATTCGGGATATTCTTCTCAATGCCCAACAAATTACCTTCGTTTAGATCGTACAGATCGGCAGGGGTATTTACTAATCCTAAGTCAAAAAGCAATTCAATTTTTCCTTCGCCCAGACTCTCGATATTCATCGCTTTCCGGTGAATAAAATGCTCGATCCGGCCTTTCAGCTGCGGCGGGCAGTGGCTGTCATTCGGACAAAAAAATACGACTTCTCCCTCGTTTCGTTGCAATTCGGAGCCGCATTCAGGGCATTTGGTAGGGAAAGTAATTGGCTCGGTTGGAAACAATTCACGCTGGGTAACGTCTACGCCTGTAATCTTCGGAATGATCTCACCACTCTTTTCCACAAAAACAGTATCCCCAACTTCCAAACCCAGCCTGAGCAACTCATTCGCATTATGCAGCGTCGCCCTTTTTACACGCGTACCCGACAAATGCACACCTTTTACATCCTTATAAGGAATCGCGCGCTCGGTCAGGTCGCACAGGTTTGCGACGGGCGTAATTGCACCCGTTCTGCCCACCTGGTAAGTGACCATCCGCAGGATAGCCGGTTTATTTTCAGCCTTATATTTAAATGAAATAGCCCAGCGCGGACTCTTCGCCGTGAATCCTAATTCCCGCTGCTGCTCAAATGAATTGACCTTGATCACAATACCGTCAGTAGCGAGCGGCAAAGTCAGCCGCTTTTCCTCCCACTCGTGAATATAGGCGATCACATCGTCGATATTTGTCACCTTTTTCCAGCCTGGAGATACATTGAAACCCCACGATTTCAATGCAAGCAGACTTTCTTCGTGGCTTTTAAAGAATTCATTATCAGTTAAAAATGAATAGATATAACAATCGAGCTGGCGGCGTGCAGTTTCAGCTGAATCCTGTAATTTAAAAGAACCCGAAGCTGCGTTTCGCGGATTCGCATATTGATTTTCACCCAGTGTATCCATTTCCTCATTCAGTTTTTGAAATGAGCTGAGCGGCATGAAGCCCTCTCCCCGGATTTCAAACACCGGAGGCAACTTATCAGCCTTCACCCGCAAAGGCAAAGTCCTGATCGTTTTGATATTGGTCGTGATTTCATCGCCGCGCGTACCGTCTCCGCGGGTTACCCCTCTTACCAAAACGCCATTTTCGTAAGTAAAACTGAGGGATATTCCGTCGAACTTAAGCTCACATATATATTCGAATTCCTCCCCATCGAGTCCGCGTCGAACGCGGTCATCGAAATTCCGCAGCTCTTGCTCATTATAGGTATTATCGAGCGACAGCATCGGATAGCGGTGGTATACCGCATTGAACGATTTCGTGATCGTGCCTCCTACCCGCTGCGTGGGCGAATCCGGTTGCCGGAATTCGGGATGCGCGTCTTCCAGACCCTTCAATTCCTTCAAAAGCTGATCAAATTCGAAATCCGAGATTTCGGACACACTATCCTGGTAATAGCGATAATTGTAATGGTTCAGTTTGTCGGTAAGCTCCTGGATCTGCTGTTCTGGATTCATTCGGAATGGCGTTAGGG
This Dyadobacter sp. UC 10 DNA region includes the following protein-coding sequences:
- the ligA gene encoding NAD-dependent DNA ligase LigA, with the translated sequence MNPEQQIQELTDKLNHYNYRYYQDSVSEISDFEFDQLLKELKGLEDAHPEFRQPDSPTQRVGGTITKSFNAVYHRYPMLSLDNTYNEQELRNFDDRVRRGLDGEEFEYICELKFDGISLSFTYENGVLVRGVTRGDGTRGDEITTNIKTIRTLPLRVKADKLPPVFEIRGEGFMPLSSFQKLNEEMDTLGENQYANPRNAASGSFKLQDSAETARRQLDCYIYSFLTDNEFFKSHEESLLALKSWGFNVSPGWKKVTNIDDVIAYIHEWEEKRLTLPLATDGIVIKVNSFEQQRELGFTAKSPRWAISFKYKAENKPAILRMVTYQVGRTGAITPVANLCDLTERAIPYKDVKGVHLSGTRVKRATLHNANELLRLGLEVGDTVFVEKSGEIIPKITGVDVTQRELFPTEPITFPTKCPECGSELQRNEGEVVFFCPNDSHCPPQLKGRIEHFIHRKAMNIESLGEGKIELLFDLGLVNTPADLYDLNEGNLLGIEKNIPNEETGKVKKISFREKTVENILKGIDLSKTVPFKNVLFALGIRFVGATVAEKLASYFKSIEALRSASYDKLTAVPEIGGRIAMSIESYFSVPENQQLVARLQAAGLQMESDEKPVEKESDVLEGKTFVISGVFENFERDDLKDKIEANGGRILSGVSGKLNYLLAGANMGPSKLEKARKLGVTILSEEEFLAMIENK